In the genome of Montipora foliosa isolate CH-2021 chromosome 3, ASM3666993v2, whole genome shotgun sequence, one region contains:
- the LOC137995300 gene encoding uncharacterized protein — protein MQSDRERHVHQCYVVNNLICNLKTTYYREIISENSGNQKVLFNTVNKWLQKSCVKRYPPSSDACSLANAFADFFAQKINKIHSYLHEKRTVDPDLSSSKFTTCQVELSDFAVLSQDTVKEYACKSAKKSCNLDPLPASLMKNCLDMLLPTITNIVNLSLSTGTVPETLKVAELVPALKKHDADHEQLSNFRPISNLVMVSKVIKKAVCAVN, from the coding sequence ATGCAATCTGACCGTGAACGCCATGTGCATCAGTGTTATGTTGTCAATAACTTAATATGCAacttgaaaaccacctattacAGAGAGATAATTAGTGAAAATTCTGGTAATCAGAAGGTTCTCTTCAACACTGTAAATAAGTGGCTGCAAAAGTCCTGCGTAAAGCGCTATCCTCCATCTTCTGACGCCTGTTCCCTCGCGAACGCTTTTGCGGATTTTTTCGCTCAGAAAATTAACAAGATACATTCTTATCTTCACGAAAAGAGAACCGTGGATCCTGACCTTTCTTCGAGTAAGTTTACTACATGCCAGGTTGAATTGTCAGACTTTGCTGTGCTTAGTCAAGACACTGTTAAGGAGTACGCCTGCAAGTCAGCGAAGAAATCATGTAATTTAGATCCCCTGCCGGCCTCCCTGATGAAGAATTGTCTCGACATGCTGTTGCCTACTATAACCAACATTGTGAACCTATCACTTTCGACTGGCACGGTGCCTGAGACACTTAAAGTGGCTGAGCTGGTTCCTGCTTTGAAGAAACACGATGCTGACCATGAACAATTGTCGAATTTTCGTCCGATCTCGAACTTAGTGATGGTGTCAAAGGTCATCAAGAAGGCAGTCTGTGCAGTTAACTGA